AATCCTGAGTTTTATAAAGCGCAATCCAAGCGATTATCCACTTTTAGGATTCCCCGAAAAATTGATTGTACCGATGAAACAGAAGACTATTTAATTCTGCCGCGGGGATGTATGGATGATGTGAAAACAATATCTGCTGAACATAAAATCAACGTTACTGTGGAGGAACAGACAAATAAAGGGAATCCCATTAATATTCAATTTCATGGGAAACTAAGCCCGCAGCAGGAAGAAGCGGCAAAGGCATTACTGAATCATGAGTGTGGTATTTTATCAGCAACAACAGGCTTCGGAAAAACAGTTATTGCAGCATCATTGATAGCAAGAAGACAAGTAAATACATTAGTCATTGTTCACCGTAAGCAATTAATCGGGCAATGGAAGGAACGGTTAGCGGCCTTTTTGGATACCAGTATAGATGACATCGGACAAATTGGTGGCGGAAAAAATAAGGCGACAGGATTTATTGATATCGCAACGATTCAGAGTTTAAATTACAATGGTGTGGTAAAAGATGACATTAAGAATTACGGTCAAATAATTGTAGACGAGTGTCATCATATATCAGCATTCAGTTTTGAAAGCGTGTTGAAAAAAGCGGAGGCGGCTTATGTGCACGGATTAACAGCAACGCCAACACGCAAAGATGGATTACATAAAATAATGACGATGCAATGTGGACCTATACGCTATACTGTTTCAGCAAAGGACCAGGCAAAAGTTCGCCCGTTTGAACATGTATTGGTACCCAGGTTCACCAGTTTTAAAACTAATGAGGAGAAAATACAAGCTGTTTATTCCAGTCTTGTCAAAGATGAAAAGAGAAATGAAATGATTTTTAATGATGTTCTTGAGGAATTGGATAATGGTGCACGACCGGTAATTTTGACAGAAAGAGTTGAGCATGTTGAGAAACTTAATCAACAATTTAGAGGATTTGCCAAAAATATTATTGTATTAACCGGTGGAATGAATAAGAAGGATGAAGAAAGCAGGTTAAAAAAGCTGGAGAGTATTTCTGATGATGAGGAAAGGCTTGTCATTGCAACAGGGAAATATATTGGAGAAGGATTTGATAATAACAGACTGGATACTTTATTCTTAGCTATGCCAATAGCCTGGAAAGGAACGCTGCAGCAATATGTTGGAAGACTGCACAGATTACATGATGATAAAAATGTTGTTAAAGTGTACGATTATGTTGATCACCGTGTTCGGGTATTAAAGTCAATGTTTGAGAAGCGGTTGAAAGGGTATAAATCGATGGGTTATAGGCTCGAGGATGATTCTTCTGGTAATGGATTCGGGCAGCAGATGAAGTTGTTTTAGTAATAGTTAAAATAATGAATTATCAGTAGGAGATTAATAAGTATGCAAATGCATGCTTATTTTTTTATAAAAATAGTTAAACTTTCCAAAATGATGCCGATATAAGTAATACATCATCATGATGTAATGAATGTTATGGCCATAACATTGGAAGGAAGATAACGACTCTGAATAGGAGTTGTTATACATGCGGGACATAAGGATGTGACCCGCAAAAAAACAAATAACATGGAGGTAGATTAATTATGCAAATTAATCACAACATTGCAGCACTTAACACGTACAACCAGTTGACAAACAACA
The genomic region above belongs to Virgibacillus doumboii and contains:
- a CDS encoding TOTE conflict system archaeo-eukaryotic primase domain-containing protein, whose protein sequence is MNNLEKKLQHALQENELLKEEINKLKEVLKQRNIPYPSGQPKQVHQGSKDEIINERMNIFKSLFRGRTDVYAKRWEYNGKTGYSPARVYDPDKNYKDRELLPLNDKVLYDHLSGRKTVGIYPMLKDETCWFLAVDFDKEQWKEDAWAFVNACKELSVPANIEISRSGNGCHVWIFFNERVAAKTARKLGNLLLNRTLEKRYQTGIDSFNRLFPNQDTLPKGGFGNLIALPLQHQPRKNGCSVFVDENFTPYSDQWEYLSSVKTLNKNENDSIIRKNYREEKQVVNSSQTKYEIKAPKEVKLIYKNGIHIPKKVLPSNIMNQLTQLAVFNNPEFYKAQSKRLSTFRIPRKIDCTDETEDYLILPRGCMDDVKTISAEHKINVTVEEQTNKGNPINIQFHGKLSPQQEEAAKALLNHECGILSATTGFGKTVIAASLIARRQVNTLVIVHRKQLIGQWKERLAAFLDTSIDDIGQIGGGKNKATGFIDIATIQSLNYNGVVKDDIKNYGQIIVDECHHISAFSFESVLKKAEAAYVHGLTATPTRKDGLHKIMTMQCGPIRYTVSAKDQAKVRPFEHVLVPRFTSFKTNEEKIQAVYSSLVKDEKRNEMIFNDVLEELDNGARPVILTERVEHVEKLNQQFRGFAKNIIVLTGGMNKKDEESRLKKLESISDDEERLVIATGKYIGEGFDNNRLDTLFLAMPIAWKGTLQQYVGRLHRLHDDKNVVKVYDYVDHRVRVLKSMFEKRLKGYKSMGYRLEDDSSGNGFGQQMKLF